One Rhodobacteraceae bacterium M385 genomic region harbors:
- the gyrA gene encoding DNA gyrase subunit A translates to MTDTPEPPENGGETLPERPEFSGPSIDISAEMKTSFLDYAMSVIISRAIPDLRDGLKPVHRRILFAMHETGNTHEKAYRKSARPVGDVMGQYHPHGDSAIYDALVRMAQDFSMSLPLLDGQGNFGSMDGDNPAAMRYTEVRMDSPAAYLLEDIDKDTVDFQDNYDGKQQEPTVLPARFPNMLVNGAGGIAVGMATNIPPHNLGEVIDACQALIEKPDLSSEELIQYVPAPDFPTGGIILGRSGAQKAYLEGRGSVIIRAKTRVEEIRKDRYAIVIDEIPYQVNKSSMIERIAELVRDKKIDGISGVADESDRIGVRVVVELKRDATPEVVLNQLFRFTQMQTSFGCNMLALNGGRPEQLTLRAFLTSFLDFREEVVARRTAFELRKARDRAHVLCGLAVAVSNVDEVVATIRASADAPAARAALMTRAWPAEEILPFIKLIDDPTHTANEDGTYNLSETQARAILELRLQRLTQLGVKEVTDELEELAGKIKDYLAILASRERILEIISNELAEVRAKFAVDRRTEIVDWSGDMDDEDLIERADMVVTITAGGYIKRTPLADFRAQKRGGKGVSGGSMKDDDVVTSMFVANTHTPLLFFTTGGMVYKLKTWRLPSGSRASRGKAIVNILPIETGTGIAAIMPVDRDEEHWDELQVVFTTDRGTVRRNALSDFANVMRNGKIAMKFEGESEGWRLINARIASNDDDVMLVTKQGRAIRFPATAVRVFNSRASTGVRGIKLGKDDEVVSMSIIRHFEAEASERAAYLKQRRLMAGVTEDEVDSDEEEVAEGQLKPERYAEMSAAEDLILTITSGGLGKLSSSHDYPVRGRGGQGVGAIDKAMRGGTLIASFPVEMDDQIMLATSTGQSIRVPIDGISFRSRSAGGVKVFNTAKGEDIVSVAYIADQGDEDAEVIEGEGNAEE, encoded by the coding sequence ATGACCGACACTCCTGAACCTCCTGAAAACGGCGGGGAAACTCTGCCCGAGCGGCCCGAATTCTCGGGCCCCTCGATCGACATTTCGGCGGAGATGAAGACCTCGTTCCTCGACTATGCGATGTCGGTGATTATCTCTCGGGCGATCCCTGATCTGCGTGACGGCCTCAAGCCGGTTCACCGCCGCATTCTGTTCGCGATGCACGAGACGGGAAACACCCACGAAAAAGCCTACCGCAAATCGGCCCGTCCTGTGGGCGACGTGATGGGGCAGTATCACCCCCATGGCGACAGCGCGATTTACGACGCGCTGGTGCGGATGGCGCAGGATTTCTCCATGTCGCTGCCGCTGCTGGATGGACAAGGCAACTTCGGCTCCATGGACGGCGATAACCCCGCCGCGATGCGCTACACGGAAGTGCGCATGGATAGCCCCGCTGCATATCTTCTAGAAGATATCGACAAAGATACCGTTGATTTCCAAGACAATTACGACGGAAAACAACAAGAACCCACGGTTCTGCCTGCCCGTTTCCCCAACATGTTGGTTAACGGCGCGGGCGGTATTGCCGTTGGTATGGCCACCAATATTCCGCCGCATAACCTGGGCGAAGTGATCGATGCCTGTCAGGCACTGATCGAGAAGCCGGACCTGTCCTCGGAAGAGTTGATCCAATACGTCCCCGCCCCCGATTTCCCTACGGGCGGGATCATTCTGGGCCGCTCCGGCGCGCAAAAGGCGTATCTGGAGGGGCGCGGCAGCGTCATCATCCGCGCCAAGACGCGGGTCGAAGAAATCCGCAAGGATCGCTACGCCATTGTTATTGATGAGATCCCCTATCAGGTGAACAAGTCGAGCATGATTGAGCGGATCGCCGAATTGGTCCGCGACAAGAAGATCGACGGGATCAGCGGCGTGGCCGACGAATCCGACCGGATCGGCGTGCGCGTGGTCGTAGAACTGAAACGCGACGCAACGCCCGAGGTGGTGCTGAACCAGCTGTTCCGCTTCACCCAGATGCAGACGAGCTTTGGCTGCAACATGCTGGCGCTGAACGGTGGCCGGCCTGAGCAGTTGACCCTGCGGGCGTTCCTGACCTCCTTCCTCGATTTCCGCGAAGAAGTTGTGGCACGGCGCACCGCGTTCGAGTTGCGCAAGGCCCGCGACCGGGCCCATGTGCTGTGTGGTCTGGCCGTGGCGGTTTCCAACGTGGATGAAGTCGTGGCTACGATCCGCGCCAGCGCCGATGCGCCTGCGGCCCGTGCCGCCCTGATGACCCGCGCTTGGCCTGCCGAAGAAATCCTGCCGTTTATCAAGCTGATTGATGACCCGACCCATACGGCCAACGAGGACGGCACCTACAACCTGTCGGAAACGCAAGCCCGCGCCATTCTAGAACTGCGCCTGCAACGCCTGACGCAATTGGGTGTGAAGGAAGTCACCGACGAGCTGGAAGAACTGGCAGGCAAGATCAAAGACTATCTCGCCATCCTAGCTTCTCGCGAACGTATTCTCGAGATCATCTCAAATGAACTGGCCGAAGTGCGCGCGAAATTCGCCGTGGACAGGCGGACAGAGATCGTCGACTGGTCCGGCGATATGGACGACGAAGACCTGATTGAACGCGCCGATATGGTCGTCACGATCACCGCAGGCGGCTATATCAAACGCACGCCTCTGGCCGATTTCCGGGCGCAAAAGCGCGGCGGCAAGGGCGTGTCTGGCGGCTCGATGAAGGATGACGACGTCGTCACCTCGATGTTCGTCGCCAATACCCATACGCCGCTGTTGTTCTTCACGACAGGCGGCATGGTCTACAAGCTGAAGACGTGGCGCTTGCCCTCGGGCTCTCGGGCATCCCGTGGCAAGGCCATCGTGAATATCCTGCCGATTGAAACTGGCACAGGTATCGCCGCGATCATGCCCGTGGACCGCGATGAGGAACATTGGGACGAGTTGCAGGTGGTCTTCACCACCGACCGCGGCACCGTGCGCCGGAATGCGCTGTCCGACTTTGCCAACGTGATGCGCAACGGTAAGATCGCGATGAAGTTTGAAGGCGAAAGCGAAGGCTGGCGCCTGATTAACGCACGCATTGCATCTAACGATGACGATGTGATGCTGGTCACCAAACAGGGCCGCGCCATCCGCTTCCCGGCGACGGCTGTGCGGGTGTTCAACTCTCGTGCCTCCACCGGTGTCCGCGGGATCAAACTGGGCAAGGATGATGAGGTCGTGTCGATGTCGATCATCCGCCACTTCGAGGCGGAAGCCTCGGAACGCGCCGCCTATCTGAAGCAACGCCGCCTGATGGCTGGCGTGACCGAGGACGAGGTGGATAGTGACGAGGAAGAAGTGGCCGAAGGTCAGTTGAAGCCCGAGCGCTACGCCGAAATGTCCGCCGCCGAAGATTTGATCCTGACGATCACCTCGGGCGGGCTTGGCAAGCTGTCGTCTTCCCACGACTATCCCGTGCGCGGGCGTGGCGGCCAAGGCGTTGGCGCCATCGACAAGGCCATGCGCGGCGGCACCCTGATTGCCAGCTTCCCCGTGGAAATGGACGATCAGATCATGTTGGCGACCTCCACTGGTCAGTCGATCCGCGTGCCGATTGATGGCATTTCATTCCGGTCACGCTCTGCGGGCGGGGTGAAAGTCTTCAACACAGCCAAAGGGGAAGACATCGTTTCCGTGGCCTATATCGCGGATCAAGGCGATGAAGACGCCGAGGTGATCGAAGGCGAAGGAAACGCTGAGGAATGA
- a CDS encoding disulfide bond formation protein B, translating to MEGAIMTRRNLILLAGLGSVALFGGALYFQYWMGLLPCTMCLWQRWPHRIAIGLALVGVVFPRAVIAWLGGLTMAVNAGIALLHTGVELRWWDGPQVCGAGAAQDVGSLSMEDLFDTTTGPQIVMCNEAAWHFAGLSMASWNGIFCVVLAGVWLTAALTKDKARA from the coding sequence ATGGAGGGCGCGATCATGACACGGCGCAATCTGATTTTGCTGGCGGGCTTGGGCTCTGTCGCGCTGTTTGGCGGCGCACTCTACTTTCAATACTGGATGGGGCTGCTGCCTTGCACCATGTGCCTGTGGCAACGCTGGCCGCACCGCATCGCCATTGGGTTGGCGTTGGTAGGCGTGGTCTTCCCCCGTGCGGTGATTGCATGGCTCGGCGGGCTGACCATGGCCGTTAACGCAGGAATCGCCCTGCTGCACACAGGCGTAGAGCTGCGCTGGTGGGACGGACCGCAGGTTTGCGGCGCGGGGGCGGCGCAAGATGTGGGCAGTCTGTCGATGGAAGATTTGTTCGACACCACCACCGGCCCCCAAATTGTCATGTGCAACGAGGCGGCCTGGCATTTCGCCGGGCTGTCCATGGCCAGCTGGAACGGGATTTTCTGCGTCGTACTGGCAGGTGTTTGGCTGACCGCTGCACTGACAAAGGATAAGGCACGAGCGTAA
- a CDS encoding DedA family protein, which produces MLRRLYDWVMGFAGHPHALWVLAIVSFAESSVFPIPPDVLMIPMILARPSRAWLIATVCLVASVLGGLLGYAIGAFAFEEIGRPIFEALGKVERIEQFNERFNDLSFWPVLIAGLTPFPYKVITIMSGWTGLPLGTFIVTSIIARGLRFFIVAALLWKFGAPIKDFIEKRLGLMFILFCLLLGGGFYVLKFL; this is translated from the coding sequence ATGTTACGCCGCCTTTATGACTGGGTGATGGGCTTTGCCGGACACCCCCATGCGTTATGGGTTTTGGCGATTGTGAGCTTTGCGGAAAGCTCGGTTTTTCCGATCCCGCCCGATGTCTTGATGATTCCCATGATCCTGGCGCGTCCGTCGCGGGCTTGGTTGATTGCGACGGTGTGTCTTGTGGCCTCGGTTTTGGGCGGGCTTTTGGGCTACGCCATCGGCGCATTCGCGTTTGAAGAGATTGGCCGCCCGATTTTTGAAGCCCTTGGTAAAGTAGAGCGGATTGAGCAGTTCAATGAACGGTTCAATGACCTGAGCTTCTGGCCCGTGCTGATCGCGGGGCTGACGCCCTTCCCCTACAAGGTGATCACCATCATGTCAGGCTGGACCGGCCTGCCCCTTGGCACCTTTATTGTCACTTCTATTATAGCACGGGGTTTGCGCTTCTTCATTGTGGCGGCCTTGCTGTGGAAATTCGGCGCCCCGATCAAGGACTTCATCGAGAAGCGCTTGGGCCTTATGTTCATCCTGTTCTGCCTGCTACTGGGCGGCGGGTTCTATGTGTTGAAGTTCCTGTGA